From a single Hallerella porci genomic region:
- the rpoN gene encoding RNA polymerase factor sigma-54 gives MDLGIQLKQGMKLDQTLSPQMLQSIKMLQMNSMELETAISQELEVNPLLEMDETPDSRLESLDAPVKESDARDGDDNSHDLMEPGSENSIDWEQYMEDGFRNAEAPYKDLGGRDPDDDLRPEPTRGLSMQEILRNQLREWKRPKRIVKIVEYLIDCVGDDGFLSPADKNLLDKENLQEQENPDIAEVEEVLQEKKKLEDASYPVQEAFHVLQSFTPPGIGARNLRECFLIQAYRIPDFSPLAIRILEEEFDDLKDLRYASIAKALNVSTEDVQRAVRELAQLSPHPGMQINNTPTQTITPDLQVVETEPGEFKVVMRRDHFPHLHINETYRKLLQNPNASKKDKEYVREKLNAANSFIKSVDNRHSTIELVMNAILKKQHDFFAKGPENLKPMILQDIADEIHRDPSTVNRATNGKYVDTPFGVYELKQFFSSGIAQEDGSALGSAKILDAIKELVANEDRTAPLSDQAITDALEKSGMKVARRTVAKYREELKILPARLRKTVK, from the coding sequence ATGGATTTGGGTATTCAATTAAAGCAAGGAATGAAGCTAGATCAAACGCTGTCGCCGCAGATGCTGCAGTCGATTAAAATGCTTCAGATGAATTCGATGGAATTAGAAACCGCGATTTCGCAAGAGCTCGAAGTGAATCCGCTTTTGGAAATGGACGAAACTCCCGACAGTCGCTTGGAATCTTTAGATGCTCCGGTGAAAGAAAGCGACGCGCGCGATGGCGACGATAACAGTCACGATTTAATGGAACCGGGTTCGGAAAATTCCATCGATTGGGAACAATATATGGAAGACGGATTCCGCAATGCCGAAGCGCCGTATAAAGATTTGGGCGGTCGCGATCCCGATGACGATTTGCGTCCAGAACCAACGCGCGGACTTAGCATGCAAGAAATTTTGCGAAATCAATTGCGCGAATGGAAACGTCCGAAACGCATCGTGAAAATCGTGGAATATTTAATCGATTGTGTCGGCGACGATGGATTTCTTTCGCCCGCAGACAAAAATCTTTTGGACAAAGAAAATTTACAAGAACAAGAAAATCCCGACATCGCAGAAGTCGAAGAAGTTTTACAAGAAAAGAAAAAATTAGAAGACGCATCGTATCCGGTTCAAGAAGCGTTTCATGTTTTGCAATCGTTTACGCCGCCGGGAATTGGGGCGAGAAATTTACGCGAATGTTTTTTAATTCAGGCGTATCGCATCCCCGATTTTTCGCCGCTCGCTATCCGAATTCTCGAAGAAGAATTTGACGATTTAAAAGATTTGCGTTATGCGTCCATTGCCAAAGCGTTGAATGTTTCGACTGAAGATGTTCAAAGAGCGGTGCGCGAACTTGCGCAACTTTCTCCGCATCCGGGAATGCAAATCAACAACACGCCGACGCAGACGATTACTCCGGATTTACAAGTCGTCGAAACGGAACCGGGCGAATTTAAAGTCGTGATGCGCCGCGATCATTTTCCGCATTTGCACATCAATGAAACCTATCGCAAACTTTTGCAAAATCCAAATGCGAGTAAAAAAGATAAGGAATATGTCCGCGAAAAATTGAATGCGGCAAATTCATTCATCAAAAGCGTTGACAATCGGCACAGCACAATTGAACTCGTGATGAACGCCATCTTAAAAAAGCAACACGACTTTTTTGCAAAAGGTCCGGAGAATTTAAAACCGATGATTTTACAAGACATCGCCGACGAAATTCATCGCGACCCGAGTACGGTCAATCGTGCGACGAATGGAAAGTATGTCGACACGCCGTTTGGCGTTTATGAACTCAAACAATTCTTCAGTTCGGGAATTGCTCAAGAAGATGGCAGCGCTCTCGGTTCTGCAAAAATTTTGGATGCGATTAAAGAACTTGTTGCAAACGAAGACAGAACTGCCCCGCTTTCGGACCAAGCGATTACCGATGCGCTCGAAAAATCAGGGATGAAAGTCGCGCGTCGAACCGTTGCCAAATACCGCGAAGAATTGAAAATTTTGCCGGCACGACTCCGAAAAACGGTAAAATGA
- the hprK gene encoding HPr(Ser) kinase/phosphatase: protein MAYHTFDNLDIKRRVSYPVLDFFKRFRESFQLTLYTSEASLRTELTHIGVHRPGLAMSGFLLAYKENSTQIQLIGSTEWNFLESVGQEARDYIFAKLSEYDAPMWVLTHGLKPHAELLAMCQQKNIPLLSTELSTFEFAKKTQQFLEIYFAEYTTVHASLVDVYGVGMLYVGDSNVGKSECVLDLVERGHRLVSDDSVRIMRLGDVLLGSSESLIKNYMEIRGVGIINIKDMFGISSVRRKKKIEVVIELQPWRQGLSYERTGLLQSYEEILGIKVLKVAIPVAPGKSLTVISEVIAKNTLLKLSGVDSAKAFNDALLKAIQEKSQGIYHDGLDDMLFGSIYE from the coding sequence GTGGCTTATCACACATTCGATAATCTAGATATCAAGCGCCGAGTCTCGTACCCGGTTCTTGATTTTTTTAAACGCTTTCGAGAATCTTTTCAATTAACTCTCTACACCTCGGAAGCGTCTTTGCGGACTGAGCTTACGCATATCGGAGTTCATCGTCCGGGACTTGCGATGTCGGGATTTCTTTTGGCCTACAAAGAAAATTCTACGCAAATCCAACTCATCGGTTCTACGGAATGGAATTTTTTAGAGAGCGTTGGGCAAGAAGCCCGCGATTATATTTTTGCAAAACTTTCGGAATATGATGCTCCGATGTGGGTGCTCACGCATGGATTAAAACCGCACGCAGAACTTTTGGCGATGTGCCAGCAGAAAAATATTCCGCTTCTTTCGACGGAACTTTCGACATTTGAATTTGCCAAAAAAACGCAGCAATTTTTGGAAATTTATTTTGCAGAATATACGACGGTGCACGCAAGCCTCGTCGATGTTTACGGCGTCGGCATGCTTTATGTCGGCGATAGTAACGTCGGAAAATCCGAATGCGTTCTCGATTTGGTGGAACGCGGACATCGTTTGGTTTCGGACGATTCGGTGCGCATTATGCGACTTGGCGATGTGCTGCTCGGTTCTTCGGAATCGCTGATTAAAAATTACATGGAAATTCGCGGAGTCGGCATTATCAACATCAAAGATATGTTCGGCATTTCTTCGGTGCGACGCAAAAAGAAAATTGAAGTCGTGATCGAACTGCAGCCGTGGCGACAAGGGCTTTCGTATGAGCGCACCGGACTTTTGCAATCTTACGAAGAAATTTTAGGCATTAAAGTTTTGAAAGTCGCAATTCCTGTGGCGCCGGGAAAAAGTTTAACAGTCATCTCGGAAGTGATTGCGAAAAATACGCTTTTGAAATTGAGCGGCGTGGATTCGGCGAAGGCGTTTAACGATGCGCTTCTCAAAGCGATTCAAGAAAAGTCGCAGGGAATTTATCACGACGGTTTAGACGATATGTTGTTTGGGTCGATTTATGAATAG
- a CDS encoding DMT family transporter has translation MFWVTLALGSALFLGLYDIAKKKALTKNAVLPVLFFVSLTCIVSLLPAYFLGKIPSLSFREYGMLFIKAAIVTTSWNFTFHAVSRLPLSVTAPVRASAPIFTIAMAVTFMGERPSGMEWLGIAISVCGFLIMGFASRKETGHFFTNIWILSMFFGTFLGSVSGVYDKYLLHQLDLNPLATQFYYNIYMALLQGAGILLVKFFRRHSENGKRFEFRKVIFAVGIFLVIADRFYFLAVHEPDALISVVSIIRRSNVLISFAGGLIFFHEKHPPLKFVAMACISAGLICFALK, from the coding sequence ATGTTTTGGGTCACACTTGCTCTCGGTTCTGCATTATTCTTAGGCTTATACGATATTGCCAAAAAGAAAGCGCTTACAAAAAATGCGGTTTTACCCGTTCTCTTTTTTGTGAGTTTAACTTGTATCGTTTCGCTTTTGCCGGCGTATTTTTTAGGAAAAATTCCTTCGCTTTCGTTCCGTGAATACGGAATGCTGTTTATCAAAGCAGCGATTGTAACAACGAGTTGGAATTTTACATTCCATGCGGTTTCGCGTTTACCGCTGAGCGTTACTGCGCCCGTGCGGGCGAGCGCTCCGATTTTTACGATTGCGATGGCGGTGACGTTCATGGGCGAACGCCCTTCGGGAATGGAATGGTTGGGAATTGCGATTTCTGTCTGCGGCTTTTTAATCATGGGATTTGCATCGCGCAAAGAAACGGGACATTTCTTTACAAACATTTGGATTCTTTCCATGTTTTTTGGAACATTTCTCGGCTCGGTAAGCGGCGTTTACGATAAATATCTTCTGCATCAGTTGGATTTGAATCCGCTAGCGACTCAATTTTATTACAACATTTATATGGCGCTTTTGCAAGGCGCGGGCATTTTACTCGTGAAATTTTTTCGGCGACATTCTGAAAACGGCAAACGATTTGAATTTCGAAAAGTCATTTTCGCCGTGGGCATTTTTCTCGTCATCGCGGACCGCTTTTATTTCTTAGCGGTGCATGAACCGGATGCGCTCATTTCGGTCGTGTCAATTATTCGTCGGTCAAATGTGCTCATTAGTTTTGCTGGTGGACTAATTTTCTTTCACGAAAAACATCCGCCGCTTAAATTCGTTGCAATGGCGTGTATTTCCGCGGGCCTTATCTGCTTTGCGTTAAAGTAA
- the hpf gene encoding ribosome hibernation-promoting factor, HPF/YfiA family yields the protein MEVQISARHCTISDTLQNTLKDDVDALGKFYPNIIAASIVLDKINDLSRHCEISLTVKGAVVVASADEENMGKAIDVAFERAKVQLKKANEKQNAHQAEPISNVTSA from the coding sequence ATGGAAGTCCAAATTTCTGCTCGTCATTGCACTATCTCTGACACTCTTCAAAATACGCTTAAAGACGACGTGGACGCTCTTGGAAAATTCTATCCGAATATTATCGCAGCTTCCATTGTTTTGGATAAAATCAACGATTTAAGCCGCCATTGCGAAATTTCTTTGACTGTCAAGGGCGCGGTTGTCGTCGCTTCTGCAGACGAAGAAAATATGGGCAAGGCAATTGACGTTGCATTTGAACGTGCGAAAGTCCAGCTCAAAAAAGCAAACGAAAAGCAGAACGCTCATCAAGCTGAGCCAATTTCAAATGTCACTTCTGCTTAA
- the mscL gene encoding large-conductance mechanosensitive channel protein MscL gives MGIKGKATGLLNEFKAFAFKGNIVDMAIGVIIGGAFGKIVTSFVNDIVMPGVTALIAMGGAKDAGEGIKSLSYTTEAGVVIPYGNFIGGIVDFIIVAIVVFLVMKKFLGFMQNMRKQEEAKPATPPAPPAPSKEEVLLTEIRDLLKNK, from the coding sequence ATGGGCATTAAAGGTAAAGCAACAGGCCTTCTCAACGAATTCAAGGCTTTTGCATTTAAAGGCAACATCGTCGATATGGCTATCGGTGTGATCATCGGTGGTGCATTCGGAAAAATCGTCACCTCTTTTGTAAACGACATTGTGATGCCGGGCGTCACCGCACTCATCGCGATGGGCGGCGCAAAGGACGCTGGCGAAGGTATTAAATCGCTTTCTTATACAACGGAAGCAGGAGTTGTCATTCCTTACGGAAACTTCATCGGCGGTATTGTCGACTTTATCATCGTCGCAATCGTCGTCTTCCTCGTGATGAAAAAATTCCTCGGCTTTATGCAAAATATGCGGAAGCAAGAAGAAGCAAAACCGGCAACGCCGCCAGCGCCACCGGCTCCGAGCAAAGAAGAAGTTCTTCTTACCGAAATTCGCGATTTGTTAAAGAACAAGTAA
- a CDS encoding MlaD family protein, translating to MNSKLSKYGNKRMLFCMMILCCGIFGLWYFFHPLSPHNVRLHYVAIFDEVGPLASGNNVKISGLSKGRILKMHKTDSCIYVTFEVVKNVRLPIDSKFLFANAGFLGNREIQITLGTSSKVYQAGDTIRQTVFDKGLNSASDDLKQAMTELHDVMTKIDSVLAELKDGKDRKQFDRIVRKGKNLSAEISNDAENWKSNLLQIFDAFSESADKLKSTADQIANGMDAVENDGEKMIAQLKNLQQSAENEKQQIQEILAKLDRNDNSAALILQKGSKVLKQLEQVSESVSALLKGIKKNGLRLNVDFF from the coding sequence ATGAATAGTAAGCTTTCGAAATACGGCAACAAGCGAATGCTTTTTTGCATGATGATTTTGTGTTGCGGTATTTTTGGACTTTGGTATTTTTTTCACCCGCTGAGTCCGCATAATGTGCGGTTGCATTACGTGGCAATTTTTGATGAAGTCGGACCGCTTGCGAGCGGAAATAATGTGAAAATCAGCGGGCTTTCGAAAGGGCGCATTCTCAAAATGCACAAAACAGATAGCTGCATTTATGTGACTTTTGAAGTCGTCAAAAATGTGCGCCTTCCCATCGATTCCAAATTTCTTTTTGCGAACGCAGGATTTTTAGGCAATCGAGAAATTCAAATTACGTTAGGAACTTCTTCGAAGGTTTACCAAGCGGGCGATACGATTCGTCAAACGGTTTTTGATAAAGGTTTAAATTCGGCAAGCGACGATTTGAAACAAGCGATGACAGAATTGCACGATGTGATGACGAAAATCGATTCGGTTTTAGCGGAATTGAAAGATGGAAAAGACCGCAAACAGTTTGATCGCATCGTGCGCAAAGGAAAAAATCTTTCGGCGGAAATTTCAAATGATGCAGAAAATTGGAAATCGAATTTACTTCAAATTTTCGATGCATTTTCTGAGTCGGCGGATAAATTAAAATCAACAGCAGATCAAATTGCAAACGGAATGGACGCGGTCGAAAATGACGGAGAAAAGATGATTGCGCAACTTAAAAATTTGCAGCAATCGGCGGAAAATGAAAAACAACAAATTCAAGAAATTTTAGCGAAGTTAGATCGCAATGATAATTCGGCGGCGTTAATTTTACAAAAAGGCAGCAAAGTTTTGAAACAACTTGAACAAGTGAGCGAAAGCGTTTCCGCGTTGTTAAAAGGAATTAAGAAAAACGGATTGCGTTTGAATGTAGATTTCTTTTAA
- the lptB gene encoding LPS export ABC transporter ATP-binding protein: MKNLIRTIRTDKICKIYNGRKVVNDVSISVSQGEIVGLLGPNGAGKTTSFYMIVGMVRPDAGHIFLDDVEMTEKPMFRRARLGVGYLPQEASIFRKLSVQDNIMAILETQNYKRAERKERLEQLLEEFKITHIRKTKSMSCSGGERRRLEIARALAANPDFLLLDEPFAGIDPIAVGDIQSIISSLKEKGMGILITDHNVRETLSITDRAYIMYKSQVLTEGSSDFLANNEEAKRIYLGESFRLD, translated from the coding sequence ATGAAGAACCTCATTCGAACAATTCGTACAGACAAAATTTGCAAAATTTACAATGGACGCAAAGTCGTAAACGATGTTTCCATCAGCGTTTCGCAAGGAGAAATCGTCGGACTTTTAGGACCGAATGGCGCAGGGAAAACGACATCGTTTTATATGATTGTCGGCATGGTGCGCCCGGATGCGGGACACATCTTTTTGGACGATGTAGAAATGACCGAAAAGCCAATGTTTCGGCGGGCGCGTCTCGGCGTCGGCTATTTGCCGCAAGAAGCATCGATCTTTCGCAAATTGAGCGTGCAAGATAACATCATGGCGATTTTAGAAACGCAGAATTACAAGCGGGCCGAACGCAAAGAACGTTTGGAACAACTCCTTGAAGAATTTAAGATTACGCATATTCGCAAAACGAAATCGATGAGTTGTTCGGGCGGAGAACGCAGACGATTAGAAATTGCGCGGGCACTTGCTGCGAATCCGGACTTTTTACTTTTGGACGAACCTTTTGCGGGAATTGACCCAATCGCTGTCGGCGATATTCAATCGATTATTTCGAGTTTAAAAGAAAAAGGCATGGGAATTCTCATCACCGATCACAATGTGCGTGAAACTTTATCGATTACGGATCGCGCTTATATCATGTATAAAAGTCAAGTTTTAACGGAAGGTTCGTCGGACTTTTTAGCGAATAACGAAGAAGCAAAACGCATTTATTTGGGTGAATCTTTCCGCTTGGATTAA
- the murJ gene encoding murein biosynthesis integral membrane protein MurJ, translated as MNKATLIIAVSMLASRVLGILREMLLARAAGVTAEKNALDLAFLIPDILNHVVSTGFLSIVFIPIFFGYKAKEDEEGAWKFFSNVLNTLGILFLALIVPSFIWMKELITFFTSAADLPTEILDRATYFGRIILPGQLFIFAGSFLVALQHTRKQFAIPSLTGVIYNLAIIVGGVLGQSHGLEGFAWGVPVGAFVGFFVFQIFGVMRGGFHYRPYFNPRHPDILRYIKMMIPMSFGVGSMFAFEFVIRSFGGVFGSSGISSLNYAYRVMYTLVAVFGFSVGVSSYPDMARLVKEEKYSELNHKIWSSLSRMFTILIPAALTVWALSFPAVRILFERGAFTRETTEYVAKLLHWYLPASLGLCLQAVLVRSFYAKEKMWTPTLINTGIFLLTIPAYLFFADDFGIYVVPIVGALGAIVQVTAMVLLWAKQTGTEGMETALWNMGRALASFAAMVVVAIAIENISYDFVREASIFWLILYSGVIAVILFPACLLVQKVIGSKDADDIFNELVSKVLRKLHLKK; from the coding sequence ATGAATAAAGCGACTCTTATTATTGCGGTAAGCATGCTCGCTAGCCGCGTTCTCGGCATTCTTCGAGAAATGTTGCTAGCGCGTGCCGCTGGTGTTACCGCCGAAAAAAATGCTCTCGATTTAGCGTTTTTAATTCCGGATATTTTAAATCACGTTGTAAGCACCGGATTTCTTTCCATCGTTTTCATTCCGATTTTCTTTGGCTACAAAGCGAAAGAAGATGAAGAGGGCGCTTGGAAATTTTTTAGCAATGTTCTGAATACTCTCGGCATTTTATTTTTAGCGCTGATTGTTCCGTCGTTTATTTGGATGAAGGAATTGATTACATTTTTTACTTCGGCGGCGGATCTTCCGACAGAAATTTTGGATCGCGCAACTTACTTTGGCCGCATTATTCTTCCGGGGCAGCTTTTTATTTTTGCGGGTAGTTTTTTGGTTGCTTTGCAACATACGCGGAAACAATTTGCGATTCCTTCTTTAACCGGAGTCATTTACAATTTGGCAATTATCGTGGGCGGCGTCCTCGGACAAAGTCACGGGCTCGAAGGCTTTGCGTGGGGTGTTCCGGTTGGAGCGTTTGTCGGATTTTTCGTCTTCCAAATTTTTGGCGTGATGCGCGGCGGTTTTCATTATCGGCCGTATTTTAATCCGAGACATCCCGACATTTTGCGTTATATCAAAATGATGATTCCGATGTCATTTGGCGTCGGCAGCATGTTTGCTTTTGAATTTGTGATTCGTAGTTTCGGCGGAGTTTTTGGCAGCAGCGGAATTTCGAGTTTGAATTATGCGTATCGGGTGATGTATACTCTCGTCGCAGTATTTGGATTTTCTGTCGGCGTTTCAAGTTATCCCGATATGGCGCGCCTTGTCAAAGAAGAAAAATATAGCGAGCTCAATCATAAAATTTGGTCAAGTCTTTCGCGGATGTTTACGATTTTAATTCCCGCAGCATTAACGGTTTGGGCGCTTTCCTTCCCCGCTGTTCGCATTCTTTTTGAACGCGGAGCGTTTACGCGTGAGACGACGGAATATGTAGCGAAGCTTTTGCATTGGTATTTGCCTGCGAGTTTAGGACTTTGTTTGCAAGCGGTTTTGGTGCGCTCTTTTTACGCAAAAGAAAAAATGTGGACGCCGACTTTAATCAATACGGGAATTTTCTTGCTCACGATTCCTGCGTATCTTTTCTTTGCTGATGATTTCGGCATTTATGTGGTGCCGATTGTGGGCGCGTTAGGAGCGATTGTGCAAGTGACTGCGATGGTTCTTCTTTGGGCGAAGCAAACGGGAACCGAAGGCATGGAAACGGCGCTTTGGAATATGGGACGCGCTCTTGCGAGCTTTGCTGCGATGGTTGTCGTGGCGATTGCAATTGAAAATATTTCGTATGACTTTGTCCGCGAAGCTTCGATTTTCTGGTTAATTCTTTATTCCGGAGTCATCGCAGTTATTCTTTTCCCCGCGTGTCTTTTGGTGCAAAAAGTCATTGGCTCCAAAGATGCTGACGATATTTTTAACGAACTCGTTTCAAAAGTTCTGCGAAAATTGCATCTCAAAAAATAA
- a CDS encoding CotH kinase family protein, giving the protein MRWSGIFALFLVFAVACSDSDSASAVEEPIDEPTLPFVRSAPVLFTEVNPKNNSFEDEDGDKSDWIELFNPADSAVSLAGYSLTNDLNEPHKWTFGDVKIPAQGFLIVFFSKKNRPDYAIPSDSINMLGGGAWGWSDAQSSPVAGTSFAKPWLSSRYLSKENGANVLSGQMQLGENEELGWSSACIFVGVGTGSSHDGHDLSKTNQLLLTGFVTKNEELELRLTQTDLDDWKGWPTKITGTGDSSTTYLITLPTEGNFPDLKNIYGSRFSAVNSYKNPVQFKFTSFVARNQGHFPHTNFKLPQEGGNIFLLDSTGTLRDSIAYPKVPSGKSYSFAGSGWGFATPNPMEFSLESYAGQAVDSYQLPASGFYSVPFTISFGSDPLSGIHCEAGGKLPTELSPTMLGDLTISTTTVLRCATFHEGMIPSEILTRTYIFEPQPSIAVAFITADPNQLFSPDSGLYEEGPNASSEEPHYGANYWLDKTIPADLTFFEPGSTSPAFEISAGYEIFGNYSRANPKKSFALKFRKKYGSAALEYRIFPEHPDLKRFKDLVFRNNGGNWSQDYLRDRLGSSITRGLGLDYQKARPSVVYYNGEYYGIHNIRERLNENYFTTNYGISETAIDLLKCDQSATAGSPANYVELEEYVKSHDLADSAAFAYVATQMDVDNYTNYIQTEIYIANQDWPANNMKMWRSRAPQTKWKWILYDLDFGFNNGHSQYSDIDMFHFILDSTATGYPNGKEYTVLIRNLLKNENYRNRFVNRFSALLAGKFSADSVIARERLLMQEISSEISHDQERWNHSSSYMESHVETIEEFATSRPAEVLSEMQSVFELGKMQTIAVEPNGCGTILVDGIPLRQTTELKLFADVPVTLSVENGAGCTFSGWTDGETSLSRTILPMDGNIYVANFR; this is encoded by the coding sequence ATGAGATGGTCTGGAATATTTGCATTATTCTTGGTTTTTGCCGTTGCGTGTAGCGATAGCGATTCTGCGAGCGCCGTGGAAGAACCAATTGACGAACCGACACTTCCATTTGTGCGTTCGGCTCCGGTGCTATTTACAGAAGTGAATCCGAAAAATAATAGCTTCGAAGATGAAGATGGTGATAAATCAGATTGGATTGAACTTTTTAATCCGGCGGATTCGGCGGTAAGTCTTGCGGGCTATTCGTTGACAAATGATTTGAATGAACCGCACAAATGGACTTTTGGCGATGTTAAAATTCCTGCGCAAGGATTTTTAATTGTCTTCTTTTCGAAAAAAAATCGTCCGGATTATGCGATTCCTTCGGATTCCATCAATATGCTTGGCGGCGGTGCTTGGGGTTGGTCGGATGCGCAAAGTTCTCCGGTGGCGGGGACGAGTTTTGCAAAGCCTTGGCTTTCTTCGCGTTATCTTTCTAAAGAAAATGGCGCAAATGTTCTTTCGGGGCAAATGCAGCTCGGTGAAAATGAAGAACTCGGTTGGAGTAGCGCTTGCATTTTTGTGGGAGTCGGAACGGGCTCGAGTCACGATGGACATGATTTGAGCAAAACGAATCAATTATTGCTCACGGGATTTGTGACGAAAAATGAAGAATTGGAATTGCGTTTAACGCAGACGGATTTGGACGATTGGAAAGGCTGGCCGACGAAAATTACGGGAACGGGAGATTCTTCGACGACGTATTTGATTACACTTCCGACAGAAGGAAATTTTCCGGATTTAAAAAACATTTACGGCTCACGATTCTCGGCGGTGAACAGTTATAAAAATCCGGTGCAATTTAAATTCACATCTTTTGTCGCACGCAATCAAGGACATTTTCCGCATACGAATTTTAAGCTTCCGCAAGAAGGTGGAAACATTTTCTTGTTGGATAGTACAGGAACTCTTCGCGATTCCATTGCATATCCGAAAGTGCCGAGCGGAAAGTCGTATTCTTTTGCAGGAAGTGGCTGGGGATTTGCAACGCCGAACCCGATGGAATTTTCGCTTGAATCGTATGCGGGACAAGCTGTTGATTCGTATCAGTTGCCGGCTTCGGGATTTTATTCGGTGCCGTTTACGATTTCATTTGGCAGCGATCCGTTAAGCGGAATTCATTGCGAAGCGGGCGGTAAACTGCCGACGGAATTGAGCCCGACAATGCTCGGCGATTTGACGATTTCAACGACGACAGTGCTTCGCTGCGCGACATTCCACGAAGGAATGATTCCGAGTGAAATTTTGACGCGGACATATATTTTTGAACCGCAGCCGAGTATTGCTGTCGCATTCATTACCGCAGATCCTAATCAACTTTTTAGTCCGGATTCTGGACTTTATGAAGAAGGCCCGAACGCAAGTTCCGAAGAACCACATTACGGTGCCAATTATTGGTTGGATAAAACGATTCCTGCGGATTTAACTTTCTTTGAACCGGGAAGTACTTCGCCGGCATTTGAAATTTCTGCGGGCTACGAAATTTTTGGCAATTACAGTCGTGCAAATCCCAAAAAATCGTTTGCGTTAAAATTCCGCAAAAAGTATGGAAGCGCAGCTTTGGAATATCGAATTTTCCCAGAACATCCAGATTTAAAACGCTTTAAAGATTTGGTCTTCCGCAATAATGGCGGGAACTGGTCGCAGGATTATCTCCGCGATAGATTGGGTTCAAGCATTACGCGCGGACTTGGCTTGGATTATCAAAAGGCGCGTCCATCGGTCGTGTATTATAACGGCGAATATTACGGCATTCACAATATCCGTGAGCGTTTAAATGAAAATTATTTTACGACGAATTACGGAATTAGTGAAACGGCAATTGATTTATTAAAATGCGATCAGTCGGCGACGGCGGGAAGCCCTGCAAATTATGTGGAGCTCGAAGAATATGTCAAAAGTCATGATCTCGCTGACAGCGCTGCGTTTGCGTATGTCGCGACTCAAATGGATGTGGACAATTACACGAATTATATTCAAACCGAAATTTACATCGCCAATCAAGATTGGCCGGCGAATAATATGAAAATGTGGCGCTCGCGTGCGCCGCAGACAAAGTGGAAATGGATTTTATACGATTTGGATTTTGGATTTAACAATGGACATTCGCAATATTCGGATATTGATATGTTTCATTTCATTTTGGATTCTACCGCAACGGGTTATCCGAATGGAAAAGAATATACCGTTCTTATTCGCAATTTGTTAAAGAATGAAAATTATCGCAATCGTTTTGTGAATCGTTTCAGCGCACTTCTTGCAGGAAAATTTAGCGCAGATTCTGTCATTGCCCGCGAACGCCTTTTGATGCAAGAAATCAGTTCCGAAATTTCGCACGATCAAGAACGTTGGAATCATAGTTCTTCGTATATGGAAAGTCACGTGGAAACTATTGAAGAATTTGCGACGTCGCGCCCCGCAGAAGTTCTTTCCGAAATGCAAAGCGTTTTTGAACTTGGAAAAATGCAAACGATTGCGGTTGAACCCAACGGCTGCGGGACGATTTTGGTAGATGGAATTCCGTTAAGGCAAACGACAGAATTAAAATTATTTGCCGATGTTCCGGTGACGCTTTCGGTAGAAAATGGCGCGGGCTGTACATTTAGCGGTTGGACAGATGGTGAAACTTCTTTGTCGCGGACGATTCTTCCGATGGACGGAAATATCTATGTAGCAAATTTCCGCTGA